A genomic window from Salvia hispanica cultivar TCC Black 2014 chromosome 5, UniMelb_Shisp_WGS_1.0, whole genome shotgun sequence includes:
- the LOC125188186 gene encoding lysine-specific demethylase JMJ25-like isoform X2: MESAKVKVEEEEILVENDALKGEKSVLDGSIAENLNAKKRGRPEENHNENKCKVCGESNGLVMKTGESEKGKAMEEDKGSLGDVKKETLVPSSAAEEETGKDLEEGDIVILRDKGKKKSKGEVEADIVILRDKGKKKSKVETERRYSGVRKSMKIVEERIRKNIGLSIRDDEDEGASNRVKDKKKNSNGTLLKEGEVGAEIARMEDKKRGKMSLRDKGKGECEGKKLNGTASAVGEGRAIEEDKDSSEEGDIIILRGKGKKKLNETEKLNGTASAVREGRAMEEDKDSSEEGDIIILRGKGNKKLNETEPLQSGSRKAKLKAVEKMRLDSALRHIKDDENRGRRKRKDANGTSLEEEREFGVKIPQMEDKKTEKRSLRDKGKGECEGKELTGTAPKTRVGMKRDENGYLESNMCHQCQRNDKGEVVRCTKCKTKRYCGPCITNWYPNLSVEALAEACPVCQLNCNCKACLRMEVPLDVAASIKEKSKFTIAKDQKIQYSKYIIKELLPFVEQIHKEQVTEKELEAIIQGVSVSDTKIIEAAIDADERIYCDNCRTSIVDYHRSCPRCSYDLCLSCCRELRDGRLQGEKKKISKKRNISKNVGDQDIRVEDNLDSSLQWKAKENGVILCPPTTKGGCGEEILVLKCLLPDGYVSKLHGEAEEIIEAYQTECAPEYLENSCPCSKFLDGDDFTNQKTCRAASREDSSDNTLYCPSAVDIGHGDLKHFQRHWSKGEPVIVSKVLETTLGLSWEPMVMWRAFRQIKNNDHETRLDVTAISCLDWCEVDVNVHQFFTLYSNAYTEAAHFDKAGWPQILKLKDWPPSTLFEQMLPRHGLEFISCLPFKEYTHPQDGHLNLVTALPPQSIKPDMGPKTYIAYGFKEELGRGDSVTKLHCDMSDAVNILTHIKGVTIKPKKLEDIQKLKADHAVQDLREIFGVVQKEIGEEVKASKESDLGNMNDPDMDVELGVSNIVENCTNDDREENHKEVLEKKVLNADDCKKDINKERCEERGLQSKDPHTECKVDMDVNDQIQLSEEKVVVNLDMNNGSLDDDDDSGALWDIFRQQDVPKLEEYLKRHFKEFRHIYGNLLPEVVHPIHDQTIYLTSEHRKRLKEEYGIEPWTFVQRLGDAVIIPAGCPHQVRNLKSCTKVALDFVSPENISSCFKLTEEFRLLPLNHRAKEDKLEVKKMLLHAMRSAVDDVQEKKSSQPTEEAKSSQPPKAKSSHRRVAKPGKRRKRN, translated from the exons ATGGAGAGTGCAAAGGTGAAGGTTGAAGAGGAAGAAATTTTGGTTGAAAACGATGCCCTAAAAGGCGAAAAATCGGTTCTTGACGGTTCAATTGCTGAAAATTTGAATGCTAAAAAGAGGGGTCGGCCTGAGGAGAATCACAACGAGAATAAGTGTAAAGTTTGTGGAGAAAGTAATGGTCTTGTCATGAAAACTGGAGAATCAGAGAAAGGGAAGGCGATGGAAGAAGATAAAGGTAGTTTGGGAGatgtaaaaaaagaaactctTGTCCCTTCTTCCGCTGCAGAAGAAGAAACAGGGAAAGATCTGGAAGAAGGggatatagtaattttaagAGACAAGGGGAAGAAAAAGAGCAAGGGAGAGGTTGAAGCggatatagtaattttaagAGACAAGGGGAAGAAAAAGAGCAAGGTAGAGACTGAACGGCGGTATTCTGGGGTTAGAAAATCGATGAAAATAGTTGAGGAGAGGATTAGAAAGAACATTGGGTTGAGTATCagagatgatgaagatgagggGGCATCAAATAGGGTGAAGGACAAAAAGAAGAATAGCAATGGAACTTTGCTGAAAGAGGGTGAAGTCGGAGCTGAAATAGCCCGAATGGAGGATAAGAAGCGTGGAAAAATGAGCCTGCGTGATAAAGGCAAGGGGGAGTGTGAAGGAAAAAAGCTAAATGGGACTGCATCAGCAGTTGGGGAAGGGAGGGCGATTGAAGAAGATAAAGATAGTTCAGAAGAAGGggatataataattttaagagGAAAGGGGAAGAAAAAGCTAAATGAGACTGAAAAGCTAAATGGGACTGCATCAGCAGTTAGGGAAGGAAGGGCGATGGAAGAAGATAAAGATAGTTCGGAAGAAGGggatataataattttaagagGAAAGGGGAATAAAAAGCTAAATGAGACTGAACCGCTGCAGTCTGGGTCTAGAAAGGCCAAGTTAAAGGCTGTTGAGAAGATGCGATTGGACTCTGCGTTGCGGCATATCAAAGATGATGAAAATAGGGGGAGGCGCAAAAGGAAGGATGCCAATGGAACTTCGCtggaagaagagagagaattcGGAGTTAAAATACCCCAAATGGAGGATAAGAAGACTGAAAAAAGGAGTTTGAGAGATAAAGGCAAGGGGGAGTGTGAAGGAAAAGAGCTAACTGGGACTGCACCAAAGACCAGAGTCGGAATGAAAAGAGATGAGAAT GGATATCTGGAATCAAATATGTGTCACCAATGCCAAAGAAATGACAAAGGAGAGGTTGTTCGGTGCACGAAATGTAAGACGAAGCGATATTGTGGTCCCTGTATAACAAACTG GTACCCTAACCTGTCAGTGGAAGCTTTGGCAGAGGCTTGTCCGGTTTGTCAACTGAACTGCAATTGCAAAGCATGTTTACGCATGGAAGTTCCTTTGGAT GTTGCTGCCAGTATTAAGGAGAAATCGAAGTTCACAATTGCCAAAGATCAGAAGATTCAGTACTCTAAGTACATCATAAAAGAACTCCTGCCATTTGTTGAACAGATTCACAAAGAACAAGTGACAGAGAAGGAGCTCGAGGCTATTATTCaag GTGTATCAGTTTCAGACACTAAAATCATTGAAGCAGCAATTGATGCAGATGAGCGCATTTATTG TGACAACTGTCGAACTTCTATTGTTGACTACCACAGAAGCTGTCCTCGGTGTTCCTATGACCTTTGCCTTAGTTGTTGTCGAGAACTCAGGGATGGGCGCTTGCAGGGAG agaagaagaaaatttcaaagaagaGGAATATTTCAAAGAATGTTGGTGATCAGGATATTAGGGTGGAGGATAATCTGGATTCTTCATTACAATGGAAAGCAAAGGAAAATGGTGTCATTTTGTGTCCACCAACAACCAAGGGAGGTTGTGGTGAAGAAATTTTGGTATTGAAGTGTTTGTTACCTGATGGATATGTTTCAAAATTGCATGGGGAAGCAGAAGAAATAATTGAGGCATACCAAACCGAATGTGCCCCTGAATATCTAGAGAATAGTTGTCCATGTTCCAAATTTTTGGATGGAGATGATTTCACTAACCAAAAGACATGTAGAGCAGCCTCTCGAGAAGATTCAAGTGACAACACTTTATACTGTCCTTCAGCTGTAGACATTGGGCATGGGGATCTAAAACATTTCCAGAGGCATTGGTCAAAGGGTGAGCCAGTAATAGTTAGTAAAGTACTTGAAACTACCCTTGGCTTGAGTTGGGAACCTATGGTGATGTGGCGTGCCTTCAGACAGATTAAAAACAATGACCACGAGACACGTCTAGATGTGACTGCTATTTCTTGCCTTGATTGGTGTGAG GTTGATGTGAATGTTCACCAATTTTTCACTTTGTATTCGAATGCATATACCGAGGCAGCACATTTTGACAAAGCAGGGTGGCCtcaaatactaaaattaaaagactGGCCTCCATCCACCTTATTTGAGCAGATGTTGCCTCGCCATGGTTTGGAATTTATCAGCTGCTTGCCATTTAAAGAGTATACACATCCTCAAGATGGACATTTGAATCTTGTAACTGCACTTCCTCCACAGTCCATAAAACCTGATATGGGGCCAAAAACCTACATAGCTTATGGATTTAAAGAAGAGCTAGGGCGTGGGGATTCTGTAACAAAGCTTCACTGCGATATGTCTGATGCG GTCAATATCTTGACACATATCAAAGGAGTTACAATTAAACCTAAAAAGCTTGAGGATATTCAAAAACTCAAAGCAGATCATGCTGTCCAAGATCTAAGAGAGATTTTTGGAGTTGTTCAAAAGGAAATTGGGGAAGAAGTGAAAGCCTCGAAAGAGTCTGATCTTGGCAATATGAATGATCCTGACATGGATGTTGAGTTAGGAGTTTCAAACATTGTTGAAAACTGCACTAACGACGATAGAGAGGAAAACCATAAGGAGGTcttagagaaaaaagttttgaATGCTGACGATTGcaaaaaagatataaataaagagagatgTGAAGAGAGAGGTTTGCAGTCAAAGGATCCTCATACTGAATGTAAAGTTGACATGGATGTAAATGATCAAATACAACTTTCtgaagaaaaagtggttgtTAACCTTGATATGAATAATGGTAGtcttgatgatgatgatgatagtGGAGCCCTTTGGGACATCTTTAGGCAACAAGATGTTCCTAAATTAGAGGAGTATCTCAAAAGGCACTTCAAAGAGTTTAGACACATCTATGGTAATCTGCTTCCGGAg GTTGTCCATCCAATTCATGACCAAACTATTTACTTGACTTCAGAGCACAGAAAACGACTTAAGGAGGAATATG GAATTGAACCATGGACATTTGTACAGAGGTTAGGCGATGCAGTCATTATTCCAGCAGGCTGCCCTCATCAAGTTAGAAATTTGAAG
- the LOC125188186 gene encoding lysine-specific demethylase JMJ25-like isoform X3 — MESAKVKVEEEEILVENDALKGEKSVLDGSIAENLNAKKRGRPEENHNENKCKVCGESNGLVMKTGESEKGKAMEEDKGSLGDVKKETLVPSSAAEEETGKDLEEGDIVILRDKGKKKSKGEVEADIVILRDKGKKKSKVETERRYSGVRKSMKIVEERIRKNIGLSIRDDEDEGASNRVKDKKKNSNGTLLKEGEVGAEIARMEDKKRGKMSLRDKGKGECEGKKLNGTASAVGEGRAIEEDKDSSEEGDIIILRGKGKKKLNETEKLNGTASAVREGRAMEEDKDSSEEGDIIILRGKGNKKLNETEPLQSGSRKAKLKAVEKMRLDSALRHIKDDENRGRRKRKDANGTSLEEEREFGVKIPQMEDKKTEKRSLRDKGKGECEGKELTGTAPKTRVGMKRDENGYLESNMCHQCQRNDKGEVVRCTKCKTKRYCGPCITNWYPNLSVEALAEACPVCQLNCNCKACLRMEVPLDVAASIKEKSKFTIAKDQKIQYSKYIIKELLPFVEQIHKEQVTEKELEAIIQGVSVSDTKIIEAAIDADERIYCDNCRTSIVDYHRSCPRCSYDLCLSCCRELRDGRLQGGEKGPSFKYVDYGFNYLHNIKDENISEKKKISKKRNISKNVGDQDIRVEDNLDSSLQWKAKENGVILCPPTTKGGCGEEILVLKCLLPDGYVSKLHGEAEEIIEAYQTECAPEYLENSCPCSKFLDGDDFTNQKTCRAASREDSSDNTLYCPSAVDIGHGDLKHFQRHWSKGEPVIVSKVLETTLGLSWEPMVMWRAFRQIKNNDHETRLDVTAISCLDWCEVDVNVHQFFTLYSNAYTEAAHFDKAGWPQILKLKDWPPSTLFEQMLPRHGLEFISCLPFKEYTHPQDGHLNLVTALPPQSIKPDMGPKTYIAYGFKEELGRGDSVTKLHCDMSDAVNILTHIKGVTIKPKKLEDIQKLKADHAVQDLREIFGVVQKEIGEEVKASKESDLGNMNDPDMDVELGVSNIVENCTNDDREENHKEVLEKKVLNADDCKKDINKERCEERGLQSKDPHTECKVDMDVNDQIQLSEEKVVVNLDMNNGSLDDDDDSGALWDIFRQQDVPKLEEYLKRHFKEFRHIYGNLLPEVVHPIHDQTIYLTSEHRKRLKEEYGIEPWTFVQRLGDAVIIPAGCPHQVRNLKSSTTVERKLG, encoded by the exons ATGGAGAGTGCAAAGGTGAAGGTTGAAGAGGAAGAAATTTTGGTTGAAAACGATGCCCTAAAAGGCGAAAAATCGGTTCTTGACGGTTCAATTGCTGAAAATTTGAATGCTAAAAAGAGGGGTCGGCCTGAGGAGAATCACAACGAGAATAAGTGTAAAGTTTGTGGAGAAAGTAATGGTCTTGTCATGAAAACTGGAGAATCAGAGAAAGGGAAGGCGATGGAAGAAGATAAAGGTAGTTTGGGAGatgtaaaaaaagaaactctTGTCCCTTCTTCCGCTGCAGAAGAAGAAACAGGGAAAGATCTGGAAGAAGGggatatagtaattttaagAGACAAGGGGAAGAAAAAGAGCAAGGGAGAGGTTGAAGCggatatagtaattttaagAGACAAGGGGAAGAAAAAGAGCAAGGTAGAGACTGAACGGCGGTATTCTGGGGTTAGAAAATCGATGAAAATAGTTGAGGAGAGGATTAGAAAGAACATTGGGTTGAGTATCagagatgatgaagatgagggGGCATCAAATAGGGTGAAGGACAAAAAGAAGAATAGCAATGGAACTTTGCTGAAAGAGGGTGAAGTCGGAGCTGAAATAGCCCGAATGGAGGATAAGAAGCGTGGAAAAATGAGCCTGCGTGATAAAGGCAAGGGGGAGTGTGAAGGAAAAAAGCTAAATGGGACTGCATCAGCAGTTGGGGAAGGGAGGGCGATTGAAGAAGATAAAGATAGTTCAGAAGAAGGggatataataattttaagagGAAAGGGGAAGAAAAAGCTAAATGAGACTGAAAAGCTAAATGGGACTGCATCAGCAGTTAGGGAAGGAAGGGCGATGGAAGAAGATAAAGATAGTTCGGAAGAAGGggatataataattttaagagGAAAGGGGAATAAAAAGCTAAATGAGACTGAACCGCTGCAGTCTGGGTCTAGAAAGGCCAAGTTAAAGGCTGTTGAGAAGATGCGATTGGACTCTGCGTTGCGGCATATCAAAGATGATGAAAATAGGGGGAGGCGCAAAAGGAAGGATGCCAATGGAACTTCGCtggaagaagagagagaattcGGAGTTAAAATACCCCAAATGGAGGATAAGAAGACTGAAAAAAGGAGTTTGAGAGATAAAGGCAAGGGGGAGTGTGAAGGAAAAGAGCTAACTGGGACTGCACCAAAGACCAGAGTCGGAATGAAAAGAGATGAGAAT GGATATCTGGAATCAAATATGTGTCACCAATGCCAAAGAAATGACAAAGGAGAGGTTGTTCGGTGCACGAAATGTAAGACGAAGCGATATTGTGGTCCCTGTATAACAAACTG GTACCCTAACCTGTCAGTGGAAGCTTTGGCAGAGGCTTGTCCGGTTTGTCAACTGAACTGCAATTGCAAAGCATGTTTACGCATGGAAGTTCCTTTGGAT GTTGCTGCCAGTATTAAGGAGAAATCGAAGTTCACAATTGCCAAAGATCAGAAGATTCAGTACTCTAAGTACATCATAAAAGAACTCCTGCCATTTGTTGAACAGATTCACAAAGAACAAGTGACAGAGAAGGAGCTCGAGGCTATTATTCaag GTGTATCAGTTTCAGACACTAAAATCATTGAAGCAGCAATTGATGCAGATGAGCGCATTTATTG TGACAACTGTCGAACTTCTATTGTTGACTACCACAGAAGCTGTCCTCGGTGTTCCTATGACCTTTGCCTTAGTTGTTGTCGAGAACTCAGGGATGGGCGCTTGCAGGGAGGTGAAAAAGGACCATCTTTTAAATATGTCGACTACGGTTTTAATTATCTGCATAATATCAAAGATGAGAATATTtcagagaagaagaaaatttcaaagaagaGGAATATTTCAAAGAATGTTGGTGATCAGGATATTAGGGTGGAGGATAATCTGGATTCTTCATTACAATGGAAAGCAAAGGAAAATGGTGTCATTTTGTGTCCACCAACAACCAAGGGAGGTTGTGGTGAAGAAATTTTGGTATTGAAGTGTTTGTTACCTGATGGATATGTTTCAAAATTGCATGGGGAAGCAGAAGAAATAATTGAGGCATACCAAACCGAATGTGCCCCTGAATATCTAGAGAATAGTTGTCCATGTTCCAAATTTTTGGATGGAGATGATTTCACTAACCAAAAGACATGTAGAGCAGCCTCTCGAGAAGATTCAAGTGACAACACTTTATACTGTCCTTCAGCTGTAGACATTGGGCATGGGGATCTAAAACATTTCCAGAGGCATTGGTCAAAGGGTGAGCCAGTAATAGTTAGTAAAGTACTTGAAACTACCCTTGGCTTGAGTTGGGAACCTATGGTGATGTGGCGTGCCTTCAGACAGATTAAAAACAATGACCACGAGACACGTCTAGATGTGACTGCTATTTCTTGCCTTGATTGGTGTGAG GTTGATGTGAATGTTCACCAATTTTTCACTTTGTATTCGAATGCATATACCGAGGCAGCACATTTTGACAAAGCAGGGTGGCCtcaaatactaaaattaaaagactGGCCTCCATCCACCTTATTTGAGCAGATGTTGCCTCGCCATGGTTTGGAATTTATCAGCTGCTTGCCATTTAAAGAGTATACACATCCTCAAGATGGACATTTGAATCTTGTAACTGCACTTCCTCCACAGTCCATAAAACCTGATATGGGGCCAAAAACCTACATAGCTTATGGATTTAAAGAAGAGCTAGGGCGTGGGGATTCTGTAACAAAGCTTCACTGCGATATGTCTGATGCG GTCAATATCTTGACACATATCAAAGGAGTTACAATTAAACCTAAAAAGCTTGAGGATATTCAAAAACTCAAAGCAGATCATGCTGTCCAAGATCTAAGAGAGATTTTTGGAGTTGTTCAAAAGGAAATTGGGGAAGAAGTGAAAGCCTCGAAAGAGTCTGATCTTGGCAATATGAATGATCCTGACATGGATGTTGAGTTAGGAGTTTCAAACATTGTTGAAAACTGCACTAACGACGATAGAGAGGAAAACCATAAGGAGGTcttagagaaaaaagttttgaATGCTGACGATTGcaaaaaagatataaataaagagagatgTGAAGAGAGAGGTTTGCAGTCAAAGGATCCTCATACTGAATGTAAAGTTGACATGGATGTAAATGATCAAATACAACTTTCtgaagaaaaagtggttgtTAACCTTGATATGAATAATGGTAGtcttgatgatgatgatgatagtGGAGCCCTTTGGGACATCTTTAGGCAACAAGATGTTCCTAAATTAGAGGAGTATCTCAAAAGGCACTTCAAAGAGTTTAGACACATCTATGGTAATCTGCTTCCGGAg GTTGTCCATCCAATTCATGACCAAACTATTTACTTGACTTCAGAGCACAGAAAACGACTTAAGGAGGAATATG GAATTGAACCATGGACATTTGTACAGAGGTTAGGCGATGCAGTCATTATTCCAGCAGGCTGCCCTCATCAAGTTAGAAATTTGAAG TCCTCGACGACGGTAGAGAGAAAGTTGGGATGA
- the LOC125188186 gene encoding lysine-specific demethylase JMJ25-like isoform X4: MESAKVKVEEEEILVENDALKGEKSVLDGSIAENLNAKKRGRPEENHNENKCKVCGESNGLVMKTGESEKGKAMEEDKGSLGDVKKETLVPSSAAEEETGKDLEEGDIVILRDKGKKKSKGEVEADIVILRDKGKKKSKVETERRYSGVRKSMKIVEERIRKNIGLSIRDDEDEGASNRVKDKKKNSNGTLLKEGEVGAEIARMEDKKRGKMSLRDKGKGECEGKKLNGTASAVGEGRAIEEDKDSSEEGDIIILRGKGKKKLNETEKLNGTASAVREGRAMEEDKDSSEEGDIIILRGKGNKKLNETEPLQSGSRKAKLKAVEKMRLDSALRHIKDDENRGRRKRKDANGTSLEEEREFGVKIPQMEDKKTEKRSLRDKGKGECEGKELTGTAPKTRVGMKRDENGYLESNMCHQCQRNDKGEVVRCTKCKTKRYCGPCITNWYPNLSVEALAEACPVCQLNCNCKACLRMEVPLDVAASIKEKSKFTIAKDQKIQYSKYIIKELLPFVEQIHKEQVTEKELEAIIQGVSVSDTKIIEAAIDADERIYCDNCRTSIVDYHRSCPRCSYDLCLSCCRELRDGRLQGGEKGPSFKYVDYGFNYLHNIKDENISEKKKISKKRNISKNVGDQDIRVEDNLDSSLQWKAKENGVILCPPTTKGGCGEEILVLKCLLPDGYVSKLHGEAEEIIEAYQTECAPEYLENSCPCSKFLDGDDFTNQKTCRAASREDSSDNTLYCPSAVDIGHGDLKHFQRHWSKGEPVIVSKVLETTLGLSWEPMVMWRAFRQIKNNDHETRLDVTAISCLDWCEVDVNVHQFFTLYSNAYTEAAHFDKAGWPQILKLKDWPPSTLFEQMLPRHGLEFISCLPFKEYTHPQDGHLNLVTALPPQSIKPDMGPKTYIAYGFKEELGRGDSVTKLHCDMSDAVNILTHIKGVTIKPKKLEDIQKLKADHAVQDLREIFGVVQKEIGEEVKASKESDLGNMNDPDMDVELGVSNIVENCTNDDREENHKEVLEKKVLNADDCKKDINKERCEERGLQSKDPHTECKVDMDVNDQIQLSEEKVVVNLDMNNGSLDDDDDSGALWDIFRQQDVPKLEEYLKRHFKEFRHIYGNLLPEVVHPIHDQTIYLTSEHRKRLKEEYGIEPWTFVQRLGDAVIIPAGCPHQVRNLKIG; encoded by the exons ATGGAGAGTGCAAAGGTGAAGGTTGAAGAGGAAGAAATTTTGGTTGAAAACGATGCCCTAAAAGGCGAAAAATCGGTTCTTGACGGTTCAATTGCTGAAAATTTGAATGCTAAAAAGAGGGGTCGGCCTGAGGAGAATCACAACGAGAATAAGTGTAAAGTTTGTGGAGAAAGTAATGGTCTTGTCATGAAAACTGGAGAATCAGAGAAAGGGAAGGCGATGGAAGAAGATAAAGGTAGTTTGGGAGatgtaaaaaaagaaactctTGTCCCTTCTTCCGCTGCAGAAGAAGAAACAGGGAAAGATCTGGAAGAAGGggatatagtaattttaagAGACAAGGGGAAGAAAAAGAGCAAGGGAGAGGTTGAAGCggatatagtaattttaagAGACAAGGGGAAGAAAAAGAGCAAGGTAGAGACTGAACGGCGGTATTCTGGGGTTAGAAAATCGATGAAAATAGTTGAGGAGAGGATTAGAAAGAACATTGGGTTGAGTATCagagatgatgaagatgagggGGCATCAAATAGGGTGAAGGACAAAAAGAAGAATAGCAATGGAACTTTGCTGAAAGAGGGTGAAGTCGGAGCTGAAATAGCCCGAATGGAGGATAAGAAGCGTGGAAAAATGAGCCTGCGTGATAAAGGCAAGGGGGAGTGTGAAGGAAAAAAGCTAAATGGGACTGCATCAGCAGTTGGGGAAGGGAGGGCGATTGAAGAAGATAAAGATAGTTCAGAAGAAGGggatataataattttaagagGAAAGGGGAAGAAAAAGCTAAATGAGACTGAAAAGCTAAATGGGACTGCATCAGCAGTTAGGGAAGGAAGGGCGATGGAAGAAGATAAAGATAGTTCGGAAGAAGGggatataataattttaagagGAAAGGGGAATAAAAAGCTAAATGAGACTGAACCGCTGCAGTCTGGGTCTAGAAAGGCCAAGTTAAAGGCTGTTGAGAAGATGCGATTGGACTCTGCGTTGCGGCATATCAAAGATGATGAAAATAGGGGGAGGCGCAAAAGGAAGGATGCCAATGGAACTTCGCtggaagaagagagagaattcGGAGTTAAAATACCCCAAATGGAGGATAAGAAGACTGAAAAAAGGAGTTTGAGAGATAAAGGCAAGGGGGAGTGTGAAGGAAAAGAGCTAACTGGGACTGCACCAAAGACCAGAGTCGGAATGAAAAGAGATGAGAAT GGATATCTGGAATCAAATATGTGTCACCAATGCCAAAGAAATGACAAAGGAGAGGTTGTTCGGTGCACGAAATGTAAGACGAAGCGATATTGTGGTCCCTGTATAACAAACTG GTACCCTAACCTGTCAGTGGAAGCTTTGGCAGAGGCTTGTCCGGTTTGTCAACTGAACTGCAATTGCAAAGCATGTTTACGCATGGAAGTTCCTTTGGAT GTTGCTGCCAGTATTAAGGAGAAATCGAAGTTCACAATTGCCAAAGATCAGAAGATTCAGTACTCTAAGTACATCATAAAAGAACTCCTGCCATTTGTTGAACAGATTCACAAAGAACAAGTGACAGAGAAGGAGCTCGAGGCTATTATTCaag GTGTATCAGTTTCAGACACTAAAATCATTGAAGCAGCAATTGATGCAGATGAGCGCATTTATTG TGACAACTGTCGAACTTCTATTGTTGACTACCACAGAAGCTGTCCTCGGTGTTCCTATGACCTTTGCCTTAGTTGTTGTCGAGAACTCAGGGATGGGCGCTTGCAGGGAGGTGAAAAAGGACCATCTTTTAAATATGTCGACTACGGTTTTAATTATCTGCATAATATCAAAGATGAGAATATTtcagagaagaagaaaatttcaaagaagaGGAATATTTCAAAGAATGTTGGTGATCAGGATATTAGGGTGGAGGATAATCTGGATTCTTCATTACAATGGAAAGCAAAGGAAAATGGTGTCATTTTGTGTCCACCAACAACCAAGGGAGGTTGTGGTGAAGAAATTTTGGTATTGAAGTGTTTGTTACCTGATGGATATGTTTCAAAATTGCATGGGGAAGCAGAAGAAATAATTGAGGCATACCAAACCGAATGTGCCCCTGAATATCTAGAGAATAGTTGTCCATGTTCCAAATTTTTGGATGGAGATGATTTCACTAACCAAAAGACATGTAGAGCAGCCTCTCGAGAAGATTCAAGTGACAACACTTTATACTGTCCTTCAGCTGTAGACATTGGGCATGGGGATCTAAAACATTTCCAGAGGCATTGGTCAAAGGGTGAGCCAGTAATAGTTAGTAAAGTACTTGAAACTACCCTTGGCTTGAGTTGGGAACCTATGGTGATGTGGCGTGCCTTCAGACAGATTAAAAACAATGACCACGAGACACGTCTAGATGTGACTGCTATTTCTTGCCTTGATTGGTGTGAG GTTGATGTGAATGTTCACCAATTTTTCACTTTGTATTCGAATGCATATACCGAGGCAGCACATTTTGACAAAGCAGGGTGGCCtcaaatactaaaattaaaagactGGCCTCCATCCACCTTATTTGAGCAGATGTTGCCTCGCCATGGTTTGGAATTTATCAGCTGCTTGCCATTTAAAGAGTATACACATCCTCAAGATGGACATTTGAATCTTGTAACTGCACTTCCTCCACAGTCCATAAAACCTGATATGGGGCCAAAAACCTACATAGCTTATGGATTTAAAGAAGAGCTAGGGCGTGGGGATTCTGTAACAAAGCTTCACTGCGATATGTCTGATGCG GTCAATATCTTGACACATATCAAAGGAGTTACAATTAAACCTAAAAAGCTTGAGGATATTCAAAAACTCAAAGCAGATCATGCTGTCCAAGATCTAAGAGAGATTTTTGGAGTTGTTCAAAAGGAAATTGGGGAAGAAGTGAAAGCCTCGAAAGAGTCTGATCTTGGCAATATGAATGATCCTGACATGGATGTTGAGTTAGGAGTTTCAAACATTGTTGAAAACTGCACTAACGACGATAGAGAGGAAAACCATAAGGAGGTcttagagaaaaaagttttgaATGCTGACGATTGcaaaaaagatataaataaagagagatgTGAAGAGAGAGGTTTGCAGTCAAAGGATCCTCATACTGAATGTAAAGTTGACATGGATGTAAATGATCAAATACAACTTTCtgaagaaaaagtggttgtTAACCTTGATATGAATAATGGTAGtcttgatgatgatgatgatagtGGAGCCCTTTGGGACATCTTTAGGCAACAAGATGTTCCTAAATTAGAGGAGTATCTCAAAAGGCACTTCAAAGAGTTTAGACACATCTATGGTAATCTGCTTCCGGAg GTTGTCCATCCAATTCATGACCAAACTATTTACTTGACTTCAGAGCACAGAAAACGACTTAAGGAGGAATATG GAATTGAACCATGGACATTTGTACAGAGGTTAGGCGATGCAGTCATTATTCCAGCAGGCTGCCCTCATCAAGTTAGAAATTTGAAG ATTGGGTAG